A stretch of the [Limnothrix rosea] IAM M-220 genome encodes the following:
- a CDS encoding GspE/PulE family protein translates to MTQSPLPKRKRALAVRNDFSPFGNKLIQSGVVDHQQMEKALVETRRSGRPLTSVIEELTGKALSPELVRQYKKHHLFELKILYGVDSIDPEIQDIDSSQMGELINTLIPIELCRRHKILPLRRVEGEGEGEQEVVVAMVDPDNLAAQDDINRLFRLQNIKMQRIVITDEDYRRILDEYLEVQVQQQADEKEQAEQAAEADEMRKAVELDDLDLGDDEDDLNEAADESADLMNENQASSAPVIKLVNKILLKALQEGVSDIHIEPQEKDLRVRFRKDGVLQYAFDPLPKKIIPAVSARFKIMAELDIAERRMPQDGRIRRVFKGRKVDFRVNSLPSRFGEKIVLRILDNSSTQLGLDILITNPDILAQVREMAQRPFGLILVTGPTGSGKSTTLYSILAERNNPGVNISTAEDPIEYSLPGITQVQVIREKGMDFASILRAFMRQDPDVILVGETRDKETAKTAIEAALTGHLVLTTLHTNDAPGAIARLDEMGVEPFMISGSLLGVLAQRLMRRVCSECRIPYQPSADELGRFGLSASQDSEITIYKANTLSNDQIQEARANGTLCPKCSGGGYKGRVDVYEFMHNSEEIEALINSGATTDLIKEVAVQEGMLSILAYSLELVKEGYTTFEEVERVTFTDSGLEAELKAKRKTGLTCSNCSAELKPEWVDCPYCMTARF, encoded by the coding sequence ATGACTCAATCGCCTCTCCCAAAACGGAAACGAGCTTTAGCCGTTCGTAACGATTTTTCCCCCTTTGGCAACAAACTTATTCAATCAGGGGTTGTTGACCACCAGCAGATGGAAAAGGCTTTAGTCGAGACACGCCGGAGTGGTCGCCCCCTTACCTCTGTAATCGAAGAACTAACTGGCAAAGCCCTATCACCAGAGCTAGTTCGACAATATAAAAAGCACCATCTCTTTGAATTAAAGATTCTTTACGGCGTTGATTCTATCGATCCTGAAATTCAGGATATCGACAGCAGCCAGATGGGAGAATTAATTAATACTCTGATTCCCATTGAGCTATGTCGTCGCCATAAAATTTTGCCCCTGCGTCGCGTCGAAGGGGAGGGCGAGGGAGAGCAAGAAGTGGTTGTCGCGATGGTTGATCCCGATAATCTAGCGGCCCAAGACGACATTAACCGTTTGTTTCGACTGCAAAACATCAAAATGCAGCGTATCGTCATCACTGACGAAGATTATCGGCGTATTCTTGATGAATATTTAGAAGTACAAGTGCAGCAACAAGCTGACGAAAAAGAACAAGCGGAACAAGCCGCTGAAGCCGATGAGATGCGCAAGGCCGTTGAACTAGATGATCTAGACCTTGGTGATGATGAGGATGATTTGAACGAGGCAGCCGATGAAAGTGCTGACTTGATGAATGAAAATCAAGCTAGTTCTGCGCCGGTAATTAAACTTGTCAATAAAATTCTTTTAAAAGCCTTGCAAGAAGGGGTATCCGATATTCATATCGAGCCCCAAGAAAAGGATTTACGTGTTCGCTTTCGGAAAGACGGTGTATTGCAATATGCCTTTGACCCCCTACCGAAAAAGATTATTCCGGCTGTTTCTGCCCGTTTTAAAATCATGGCAGAGCTGGATATTGCAGAGCGTCGGATGCCCCAAGATGGCAGAATTCGTCGGGTGTTTAAAGGTAGAAAAGTCGATTTCCGTGTCAATAGTCTTCCGAGTCGCTTCGGTGAAAAGATCGTTTTACGAATCTTGGATAATTCATCGACTCAACTGGGCTTAGATATTTTGATTACGAACCCAGATATTTTGGCGCAGGTGCGCGAAATGGCTCAACGGCCATTTGGTTTGATTTTGGTGACTGGCCCGACAGGTTCGGGTAAATCAACGACGCTGTATTCGATCCTTGCGGAGCGGAATAATCCGGGGGTTAATATTAGTACGGCGGAAGACCCCATTGAATATTCATTGCCGGGGATTACCCAAGTGCAGGTTATCCGTGAAAAAGGCATGGATTTTGCCTCGATTTTACGGGCTTTTATGCGTCAAGATCCTGATGTGATTCTGGTGGGTGAGACGCGTGATAAGGAGACGGCAAAAACGGCCATTGAAGCTGCATTAACGGGTCACCTTGTTTTAACAACGTTACATACGAATGACGCACCGGGGGCGATCGCCAGACTAGACGAGATGGGGGTCGAACCATTTATGATCTCCGGCTCCCTTTTAGGAGTATTAGCACAGCGTCTGATGCGACGAGTTTGTAGCGAATGTCGTATTCCTTACCAACCCTCAGCCGACGAATTGGGTCGTTTTGGATTATCAGCATCCCAAGACAGCGAAATCACAATTTATAAAGCCAATACCCTCAGCAATGATCAAATTCAAGAAGCCCGTGCCAACGGCACCCTATGCCCGAAGTGTAGTGGCGGCGGCTATAAAGGCCGGGTTGATGTATACGAATTTATGCACAACAGCGAAGAAATTGAAGCCTTGATCAACAGCGGCGCAACGACAGATTTGATTAAGGAAGTTGCAGTACAGGAAGGCATGCTGAGTATTCTCGCGTATAGCCTCGAGCTGGTAAAAGAAGGCTACACCACTTTCGAGGAGGTAGAGCGGGTAACCTTTACTGATTCTGGGCTAGAAGCAGAGCTAAAGGCAAAGCGTAAAACAGGTTTGACTTGCAGTAACTGCTCAGCTGAGCTAAAACCCGAATGGGTAGATTGTCCTTACTGTATGACGGCACGTTTCTAA
- the grpE gene encoding nucleotide exchange factor GrpE produces the protein MAEDAQNLETSTEDLDQKSEAVSEETLDQPDSAANTKQEPLAETEVDNSPEIEFDESEDDTPLDSSELEAVIAALQQEITTLRQQLTTQTQQADNFKTQYMRIAADFENFRKRTSKEKEEMELRIKCNTVNEMLGAVDNFERARLQIKPANDGEMAIHKSYQGVYKQLVEGLKKIGVSAMRPEGEEFDPNLHEAVFQEPTSEYPEGTVIEQIVRGYLLGDKVLRHAMVKVAAAPEEEPSSESSETES, from the coding sequence ATGGCAGAAGACGCACAAAATTTAGAGACATCAACAGAAGACCTAGATCAAAAATCCGAAGCCGTATCTGAGGAGACTCTGGATCAACCCGACAGTGCTGCGAACACGAAACAAGAGCCACTGGCAGAAACCGAAGTGGACAACAGTCCAGAGATTGAATTTGACGAAAGCGAAGATGATACGCCCTTAGACAGTTCAGAGCTTGAGGCGGTCATTGCTGCACTTCAGCAAGAAATTACAACCCTACGTCAGCAGCTCACGACCCAGACCCAACAAGCTGACAATTTCAAAACACAATACATGCGCATTGCTGCCGACTTTGAGAATTTTCGTAAGCGCACAAGCAAAGAAAAAGAAGAAATGGAATTGCGGATTAAGTGCAATACCGTTAACGAAATGCTAGGTGCCGTAGATAACTTTGAGCGAGCAAGATTGCAGATTAAACCAGCTAACGATGGCGAGATGGCCATCCATAAAAGCTATCAAGGCGTATACAAGCAACTTGTGGAAGGCCTAAAGAAGATCGGCGTTTCCGCCATGCGGCCCGAAGGAGAAGAATTTGATCCCAATCTCCATGAAGCCGTTTTCCAAGAACCAACAAGTGAATATCCAGAAGGAACAGTGATTGAACAAATTGTGCGCGGCTATCTCCTTGGCGACAAGGTCTTACGCCACGCTATGGTCAAAGTAGCTGCAGCCCCAGAAGAAGAGCCATCTAGTGAAAGTTCAGAGACTGAAAGTTAA